Genomic window (Sediminispirochaeta smaragdinae DSM 11293):
TTTCCAATGTCGGTGATTCCTTTGAAAATGTTCTTGGGCCGCTCGGTCAGCCGACTCATATTGAGAAGGTCGGAACCGTCGTATGTGTGGGCGGCGGAATCGGTGTCGCACCTCTTCACCCCATTGCGCAGGCGATGAAGGCAGCCGGTAATCATGTCATTATCATCATGGGTGCCCGAAACCGGGAGCTTATCATCATGGAAAATGAGATGAAGGCTATTGCCGATGAGCTGGTTGTGTGTACCGACGATGGCAGTTATGGAAGGAAAGCGCTGGTGACCGAGCCGCTGAAAGAGTACTGTGAAAGTTCCAATCCGGCCATGGCCGTGGCCATTGGTCCTCCCATCATGATGAAATTCTGTGCGGAAACCACCAGACCCTACGGCGTGAAAACGATCGTCAGCTTGAATACAATCATGGTCGACGGCACCGGTATGTGCGGAGGCTGTCGCGTTACGGTCGGAGGCGAAACGAAATTTGTATGTGTCGATGGGCCGGAATTTGACGGCCACCTGGTCGATTTTGATAATATGATGCTGCGTCTCGGCGCCTTTAAAGAGCGGGAGCAGGAAGACCACCATCAGTGTCACCTTGATATGGAGATTGCGAAAAAGAAGCGGGGGGCACTTCGATGAGTCACAAAAACATCGATACGTTAAAGAGTGAAGCAAAGGCACTTTGGGCCGATCTGCAGGGAAAAGAGCTTAAACCGAAAGATCGGCTTGCAATTCCCTGTCAGGATATGCCGAGTCAGGAACCGTCGGTCAGGATTCATAACATGGCGGAGGTCGCCGTGGGGTACAGCGGGGAACAGGCTCGTGTCGAGGCTTCCCGCTGCCTCCAGTGCAAGAATGCTCCCTGTGTAAAGGGTTGCCCGGTTTCCATTGATATTCCTCGTTTTATTAAGGCGGCCGAAGAGGGACGCTTTGGGGATTCTCTTGCGGTTATCCGCGAAAGCAGCCTGCTTCCCTCTATC
Coding sequences:
- a CDS encoding sulfide/dihydroorotate dehydrogenase-like FAD/NAD-binding protein, whose translation is MNKILEKRQLSEEVFRMKIEAPLIARERKPGQFVIIQKDTNYGERIPLTIADADPDEGSITIIFQTVGKTTHEMALSNVGDSFENVLGPLGQPTHIEKVGTVVCVGGGIGVAPLHPIAQAMKAAGNHVIIIMGARNRELIIMENEMKAIADELVVCTDDGSYGRKALVTEPLKEYCESSNPAMAVAIGPPIMMKFCAETTRPYGVKTIVSLNTIMVDGTGMCGGCRVTVGGETKFVCVDGPEFDGHLVDFDNMMLRLGAFKEREQEDHHQCHLDMEIAKKKRGALR